The genomic interval TCCGTGAAAAGTTGCTGTTCGGAAAATTTTTATAGTGCGATTGCCCTGATGCCATTAGGTAGAATAATATTAAATAATAAATTAGCTGATGAAGTTACTTTTATGCCAATAGGGGTAGGAGCAACAACAGTAAATGATTGGTTACCTAATGGGAGAGCTTACCCTAAACTGCAAAAAGCAATGTCAGTTATTAAAAGTAAACAAATAAAATTTGATTATATTTTTTGGCATCAAGGTTCTTCAGATATTGGTACACCATCAAGCATATATCAAAAACGCTTTAATTCATTTGCAAGCCAAGTTATAAAATTAGGAGATTTACGTTCGTCAAAGTGGATTATTGCTAGACATTCAAAATGCTTTGGGCAGGTTGATGAAAAGCTTTGGAAAGCTCAAACTGATATTGCACGAATGGATGATCACATTAGATTTTTCATTGGTCCAGATACTAACAGTCTTGGAGATGAATACAGATTTGATACATGTCATCTAAATCAACAAGGGCAGGAAAAAATGGCTACGTTATGGCTTGAGTCTTTAAAAAATGCTAAAAAAAATGAAAATGCCTTTAGAAAAGAAACCATGCTAAATATTTTTTCGAAAATAAATTTTTAATTAAAGTTAGGTTGAAATTCAACTAAATAAAAAAAGCCAAGTAACTACTCGGCTCTTTTTATTTTTAAAACCGCTATTTCATCAACAACGCATTAACGCGTTTTAGATAAGCGGCTGGGTCTTCAAGCTGACCGCCTTCGGCAAGTAGTGCTTGGTCAAAAATCACTTGCGCGAGGTCATCGAACTGCTCCGCGCTTTCCAATTTTCGAATGAGCGGATGGTTCGGGTTGACTTCTAAAATTGGCTTGCTCTCCGGCACAGGCTGACCCATTTGTTTGAGCATTTGCATCATCTGTGGTGATAGTTCACCATCAGCGGTAACGAGCAGAGCAGGGCTATCCACCAAACGATTTGACACGCGCACATCTTTAGCACGGCTACCTAACACGCCTTTGAGTTTTTCTACCACAGGCTTGAAGGTTTCTTCCGCCTTTTTGGCTTCTTCTTTTTCGGCTTCATCGGTCAAATCACCTAAGTCTACCGCGCCTTTGGCGATATTTTGTAGCGGTGTGCCATCGTACTCAAACATAAAGTTCATTGCCCATTCATCAACGGGGTTGGTCATCAAGATGACTTCAATGCCTTTTTTCTTGAACACTTCAAGTTGCGGACTGGCTTTGGCGGCGGCAAGGTTTTCAGCTGTGAGATAATAAATCGCCTTTTGACCGT from Moraxella osloensis carries:
- a CDS encoding sialate O-acetylesterase — translated: MPLGRIILNNKLADEVTFMPIGVGATTVNDWLPNGRAYPKLQKAMSVIKSKQIKFDYIFWHQGSSDIGTPSSIYQKRFNSFASQVIKLGDLRSSKWIIARHSKCFGQVDEKLWKAQTDIARMDDHIRFFIGPDTNSLGDEYRFDTCHLNQQGQEKMATLWLESLKNAKKNENAFRKETMLNIFSKINF